The Glycine soja cultivar W05 chromosome 9, ASM419377v2, whole genome shotgun sequence sequence CGCCATCAACACTGCTGTTATTATATTTGTGATTGTTGCAGGGTTTCTTCATGCTGACACATCAAATTTGACACCCTTTTTACCTTATGGGGCTAAAGGGGTGTTTCAAGCTGCagcaattatttattttgcataTGGAGGGTTTGATCATATTGCAACCATGGCTGAAGAAACCAAGAATCCTTCAAGGGACATACCAATAGGATTGGTGGGGTCAATGTCCATGATCACAGTGATTTACTGCTTGATGGCACTCTCACTGAGCATGATGCAGAAGTACACAGAGATAGACACTGGTGCTGCTTTCTCAGTTGCATTTCAGAATGTGGGAATGAGGTGGGCAAAATATGTGGTAGCTTTTGGTGCACTAAAAGGGATGACCACAGTGCTTCTTGTGGGTAGATTGGCACAGGCACGTTATATTACTCACATTGCACGTTGTCACATGATCCCACCATGGTTTGCTCTTGTGCACTCTAAGACAGGAACCCCTATAAATGCTACACTCTTGATTACCATTGCAAGTGCCACCATAGCTTTTTTCACAGGCTTGAAAGTGTTGTCAAGCCTGATATCAGTGAGCACACTCTTTGTGTTCATGATGATATCAGTTGCCCTTCTGGTGAGGAGGTACTATGTGAGAGGGGTCACACCAAGAGAGAACTTGTTGAAGCTAGTTATCTTCTTGGTTCTCATTATTGCTTCCTCAATTGGAATTTCAGCTTATTGGGGGCTGAGGCCTAATGGTTGGTTTGGATACAGTGTGACTGTTCCTATTTGGTTCATGGCAACACTAGGGATGTCACTGTTTTTGACTCAGCAAAGGGTGCCAAGAGTTTGGGGTGTTCCACTTGTGCCATGGTTGCCATCTTTGTCAATTGCAACAAATGTATTCCTCATGGGGTCTTTGGAATATGAAGCCTTCATAAGATTTGGAGTGTGCACTGTGGTAATGCTGATCTACTACCTTCTTTTTGGGCTTCATGCAACTTATGATATGGCTCACCAACAAGAGAAGCTGCCATCCAAAGTAGAACACACACAGACAGTTAAGAATGAAGTGTCTTAGATAAGTGTACTCtcatttgtttgtattttgaatCAGATTTCCGTTCTTCAAACAAGTTCCACAAAGTTACATGAAAAATTCTACACCATACTAATCCTTGAATAGATGAATCCCACAACGAGAGTCATATCTATTTATCTATAATATTTATAGTATATAAATTTTGAGCTACGAAATAATACATTGAAGGGTATGTTTGGAAACCCGTTCAAATCTCCTTGAACAGAAAAATCACACGTTTCAATGCAAAAATCCAAAAGTCATGTGAGGATTACTTTTGTTTGAACGTGAGTTACGTTTAACTTAACTAGCATCCAAACACACCGAGTATGTTTGGTTTGTCGTTCCTTTTTCTTCAGCACGCGTTCCTAGTCATCAAACGGCTCAATGGAGAAGTAATGGGTGTGTTGCATTAGCTAAACTATGTTTGGGGCTCCCCACTGCATTCCCAAACATGCACATTGTCATGTCAATATGGTATTTATTCTTACATCATACTGTTTTGCTCATTTGTCATTAACTCCCCTATTCTCCTCTACAATTACTTACATAAAAATGGTGATTTCATTTCAAACGAAAATCAGAGGTATTTGTAACCTCctatttatacatttaaaaagaaagtgaaaaagatTTCATTATAATTAATGGTGGAATTAATGGTCGAAATCGATTGTGCAATTAAAACAATACATCAAAAGATTTAGAGGATcttcttgttatattttttggaaTTAAGATGTCAGCAAAGTGTTAAAGCAAATATAGTTtgatttaattgataattagtaaaataggtaagtaattaattaagatttgaGACCAATTAGACCATTCTAAATGAGTTTTTCTAGTTTTAGTTTCTCAAACATTTTAATTTCACATGGAAATAATATTAATCTTGGTTAAgttcaatattatttttgtttctcctAAGGATGTGTAATTATAGAAGAAATGATGGAATACTAATGATTATATACAAGAAAAAGTTGGTGTAGTAACAAATGAggaaaaaatgacaaatttatTAAAGTGGTTTGGTCATATACAAAGATCA is a genomic window containing:
- the LOC114367973 gene encoding cationic amino acid transporter 5-like, with protein sequence MASTRDKDEAEHQRGYWRWSKQDFLPEESFQSWNNYVSALSQTRLRFKDRLLARSDDATETEELKKQSEHDMKRCLNWWDLIWFGFGAVIGAGIFVLTGQEAHDHAGPAIVLSYVASGFSAMLSVFCYTEFAVEVPSAGGSFAYMRVELGDFVAFITAGNILLESVIGSAAVARSWTSYFTSLLNRPKDSLRIKTSLKEGYNLLDPIASVVLVIASVITIISTRKTSVLNWLASAINTAVIIFVIVAGFLHADTSNLTPFLPYGAKGVFQAAAIIYFAYGGFDHIATMAEETKNPSRDIPIGLVGSMSMITVIYCLMALSLSMMQKYTEIDTGAAFSVAFQNVGMRWAKYVVAFGALKGMTTVLLVGRLAQARYITHIARCHMIPPWFALVHSKTGTPINATLLITIASATIAFFTGLKVLSSLISVSTLFVFMMISVALLVRRYYVRGVTPRENLLKLVIFLVLIIASSIGISAYWGLRPNGWFGYSVTVPIWFMATLGMSLFLTQQRVPRVWGVPLVPWLPSLSIATNVFLMGSLEYEAFIRFGVCTVVMLIYYLLFGLHATYDMAHQQEKLPSKVEHTQTVKNEVS